In the genome of Candidatus Rokuibacteriota bacterium, one region contains:
- a CDS encoding ABC transporter permease — protein sequence MKVYLLRRLLAVVPVMLVVATVAFVLIHLAPGDPASVIAGPYATQDDITRLHHQLGLDQPLPLQLVKWYGRLLAGDLGDSIFLRRPVSEAIVERLEPTLLLTGWATLIAVLIGIPAGVLSARYHNSALDQSFMALALVGLSVPSFLLGLLMILVFGVWLGWLPVAGYAPLESGVWPNLRSLLMPAVSLGLVQSALIARITRSSMLDVLREQYILASRSKGLGERAVVYKHALKNAIIPTLTVIGITLAILIGGAVVIETVFNIPGLGRLIISAVLRRDYPVIQGVVLLIAVAYTLVNLLVDLAYLTLDPRIRYR from the coding sequence ATGAAGGTCTATCTCCTCCGGCGTCTCCTCGCGGTGGTTCCGGTCATGCTCGTGGTCGCCACGGTGGCCTTCGTTCTCATCCACCTGGCCCCGGGGGACCCGGCCAGCGTCATCGCGGGCCCCTACGCGACGCAGGACGACATCACCCGGCTCCACCACCAGCTCGGGCTCGACCAGCCGCTGCCGCTGCAGCTCGTCAAGTGGTACGGGCGCCTGCTCGCCGGCGACCTGGGGGATTCCATCTTCCTGCGCCGGCCCGTCAGCGAGGCCATCGTCGAGCGGCTCGAGCCCACGCTGCTGCTCACCGGCTGGGCGACGCTCATCGCCGTGCTCATCGGGATCCCCGCGGGCGTCCTCTCGGCGCGCTACCACAACTCGGCCCTGGACCAGTCCTTCATGGCGCTGGCGCTGGTCGGGCTCTCGGTGCCGAGCTTCCTCCTGGGGCTCCTCATGATCCTGGTCTTCGGCGTCTGGTTGGGCTGGCTCCCCGTGGCGGGCTACGCGCCGCTCGAGTCGGGGGTGTGGCCCAACCTGCGCTCGCTCCTGATGCCCGCCGTGTCCCTGGGCCTCGTCCAGTCGGCGCTCATCGCCCGCATCACGCGCTCGAGCATGCTGGATGTCCTGCGGGAGCAGTACATCCTGGCCAGCCGCTCCAAGGGGCTCGGAGAGCGCGCCGTCGTCTACAAGCACGCGCTCAAGAACGCCATCATCCCGACCCTCACGGTGATCGGCATCACGCTGGCGATCCTGATCGGCGGCGCCGTCGTCATCGAGACCGTCTTCAACATCCCGGGGCTCGGGCGGCTCATCATCTCCGCTGTGCTCCGCCGGGACTACCCGGTGATCCAGGGCGTGGTGCTGCTGATCGCCGTCGCCTACACCCTGGTCAACCTCCTCGTGGACCTGGCCTACCTGACCCTCGACCCGAGGATCCGGTATCGGTGA
- a CDS encoding ABC transporter substrate-binding protein — MTTKALTVLALLASLVSAPATTAQETPRAGGVIKAAMIGEPPSLDLHWTTAVIVQQITWHIYETLYTYDKSFSPIPMLAEGHSVADGGRRYTITLRKGVKFHNGKEMTSADVVPSLQRWGKMGTSGKLLWKRVEVVEARDPYTVVIHLKEPSGSLLYGLAEPNNAAAIYPREVMAAAGDGQIKEFIGTGPYRFVEHKADRHIKLARFKDYAARPEPAHGWGGKRIAHADEILFIPVPDVAVRLAGVETGEYHFGQNIKQDQHERLKRNPALEAGVVKPYGWITAVPNHKQGIMTNKKVRQAFLAALDMDPIMAAGVGNKAFYRLDGALFYPEQGLAHSQSGVTGYNQKSRERARALLKEAGYKGEPVRWITTKEYDWMYNTALVARQQMEEAGFKVDLQVLDWATLVQRRNKPELFDIFSTGFTLRADPALATAIQCNWPGWWCLEEKERLLGEMLREGDPRKRRAMIERLQGIFYDDVGRVKLGDYFLMDVTRKELRGFRASPFLTFWNVWLAR; from the coding sequence ATGACCACCAAGGCCCTGACCGTGCTCGCGCTCCTTGCCTCGCTCGTTTCCGCGCCGGCGACCACGGCCCAGGAGACCCCCCGGGCCGGCGGCGTGATCAAGGCCGCCATGATCGGCGAGCCGCCGTCGCTGGACCTGCACTGGACGACAGCCGTGATCGTGCAGCAGATCACCTGGCACATCTACGAGACGCTCTACACCTACGACAAGTCCTTCAGCCCCATCCCCATGCTGGCCGAGGGTCACTCGGTCGCCGACGGCGGTCGGCGCTACACGATCACGCTCCGCAAGGGGGTCAAGTTCCACAACGGCAAGGAGATGACGTCGGCGGATGTGGTCCCCTCCCTCCAGCGCTGGGGGAAGATGGGCACCTCCGGCAAGCTCCTCTGGAAGAGGGTGGAGGTGGTGGAGGCCCGGGACCCCTACACCGTCGTCATCCACCTCAAGGAGCCGTCGGGCTCGCTCCTCTACGGCCTGGCCGAGCCCAACAACGCGGCGGCCATCTACCCCAGGGAGGTGATGGCGGCGGCCGGCGACGGGCAGATCAAGGAGTTCATCGGCACCGGCCCTTATCGCTTCGTGGAGCACAAGGCCGACCGGCACATCAAGCTGGCGCGCTTCAAGGACTACGCGGCCCGGCCGGAGCCGGCCCACGGCTGGGGCGGGAAGCGCATCGCCCACGCCGACGAGATCCTCTTCATCCCCGTCCCCGACGTCGCGGTGCGGCTGGCCGGCGTGGAGACCGGCGAGTACCACTTCGGGCAGAACATCAAGCAGGACCAGCACGAGCGGCTCAAGCGGAACCCCGCGCTCGAGGCGGGGGTCGTGAAGCCTTACGGCTGGATCACGGCGGTGCCGAACCACAAGCAGGGCATCATGACGAACAAGAAGGTCCGCCAGGCCTTCCTGGCCGCGCTGGACATGGATCCGATCATGGCCGCCGGCGTGGGCAACAAGGCCTTCTACCGGCTGGACGGGGCCCTCTTCTATCCCGAGCAGGGGCTCGCGCACTCCCAGTCGGGGGTCACGGGCTATAACCAGAAGAGCCGGGAGCGGGCACGGGCGCTCCTCAAGGAGGCGGGCTACAAGGGCGAGCCCGTCCGCTGGATCACGACCAAGGAGTACGACTGGATGTACAACACGGCCCTGGTCGCCAGGCAGCAGATGGAAGAGGCGGGCTTCAAGGTGGATCTGCAGGTCCTCGACTGGGCGACCCTCGTCCAGCGCCGGAACAAGCCCGAGCTCTTCGACATCTTCTCCACCGGCTTCACGCTGCGGGCGGACCCGGCGCTGGCGACGGCGATCCAGTGCAACTGGCCGGGCTGGTGGTGCCTCGAGGAGAAGGAGCGCCTGCTCGGCGAGATGCTCCGGGAGGGCGACCCCAGGAAGCGCCGCGCGATGATCGAGCGGCTCCAGGGCATCTTCTACGATGACGTGGGGCGCGTCAAGCTCGGCGACTACTTCCTCATGGACGTGACGCGCAAGGAGCTCCGCGGCTTCCGCGCGAGTCCCTTCCTGACCTTCTGGAACGTCTGGCTCGCGCGGTAG
- a CDS encoding ABC transporter substrate-binding protein — protein sequence MTPTTPGLMDLTRRDLLRLGGAALAGAALATGPRPVAAQTPKRGGTITLRMWDPPHFDHMLTISYKTHGVLGFTHSRLLKHKAGPGVVPGTFPIEGDLAESWSQPNDTTYVFKLRRGVRFHPKPPVNGRELTAEDVRYTIERFLTVKGNANAYMLKDLDKVEVLDTHTIKFTLKQPFAWFLDMLANPIATGIIAKEVVDKYGDLKKHESVIGTGPWMLDSYRPNVGLTLVRNPHYFVPGLPYIDRVEIIVDEDNASRMAAFLAGKYDVGWEFPGVINRTDWVQIKDTLKQKRPTLKLQEFPANVMGHISMRADQKPFSDVRVRRAMSLAIDRQGILDAVAEGVGVMNPPVPAALKDWALPVSQLGEGAKYYKYDPKEAKRLLAEAGYPSGFPGTICFATYGSTVVVDSAQLVIKYFKDVGIDAKLEQKEYGAYVSTCFYGNFPSMAFGPQTPFLEPDNFLFGQYYPGERKNQSHSNDPVVADMLVRQRRTMDPAKRREIIHEIQRYLATQQYYVQLASGVYIGVWDGALKNYGSNLGYDYGGRLMAAWLDR from the coding sequence ATGACCCCCACGACCCCAGGCCTCATGGACCTCACCCGACGTGACCTCCTCAGGCTCGGCGGCGCCGCCCTGGCGGGCGCAGCCCTGGCCACCGGGCCCCGCCCGGTCGCGGCCCAGACCCCCAAGCGTGGCGGCACCATCACGCTCAGGATGTGGGACCCGCCCCACTTCGACCACATGCTGACCATCTCCTACAAGACCCATGGCGTGCTGGGCTTCACCCACAGCCGGCTCCTCAAGCACAAGGCCGGTCCCGGCGTCGTGCCCGGGACCTTCCCGATCGAGGGCGACCTGGCCGAGTCCTGGAGCCAGCCCAACGACACCACCTACGTCTTCAAGCTCCGCCGCGGCGTCAGGTTCCACCCCAAGCCCCCCGTCAACGGCCGCGAGCTCACCGCCGAGGATGTCCGCTACACCATCGAGCGTTTCCTGACGGTGAAGGGAAACGCCAACGCCTACATGCTCAAGGACCTGGACAAGGTCGAGGTCCTCGACACGCACACGATCAAGTTCACCCTCAAGCAGCCCTTCGCCTGGTTCCTCGACATGCTGGCCAACCCCATCGCCACCGGGATCATCGCCAAGGAGGTCGTGGACAAGTACGGCGACCTCAAGAAGCACGAGTCGGTGATCGGCACCGGCCCCTGGATGCTCGACAGCTACCGGCCCAACGTGGGGCTGACGCTCGTGCGGAATCCCCACTACTTCGTGCCGGGGCTGCCGTACATCGACCGCGTCGAGATCATCGTGGACGAGGACAACGCCTCCCGCATGGCCGCCTTCCTGGCCGGCAAGTACGACGTGGGCTGGGAGTTCCCGGGCGTGATCAACCGGACCGACTGGGTGCAGATCAAGGACACGCTCAAGCAGAAGCGGCCCACTCTCAAGCTGCAGGAGTTCCCGGCCAACGTCATGGGCCACATCTCCATGCGCGCCGACCAGAAGCCCTTCAGCGACGTCCGCGTCCGCCGGGCGATGTCGCTGGCCATCGACCGTCAGGGCATCCTCGATGCGGTCGCCGAGGGCGTCGGCGTCATGAACCCGCCCGTCCCTGCCGCCCTCAAGGACTGGGCGCTCCCCGTGAGCCAGCTCGGCGAGGGGGCCAAGTACTACAAGTACGACCCGAAGGAGGCGAAGCGGCTCCTGGCGGAGGCCGGCTACCCCAGCGGCTTCCCCGGCACCATCTGCTTCGCGACCTACGGGTCGACGGTGGTGGTGGACTCGGCGCAGCTCGTGATCAAGTACTTCAAGGACGTGGGCATCGACGCCAAGCTCGAGCAGAAAGAGTACGGCGCCTACGTCTCCACCTGCTTCTACGGCAACTTCCCCTCGATGGCGTTTGGCCCCCAGACGCCCTTCCTCGAGCCCGACAACTTCCTGTTCGGCCAGTACTACCCTGGCGAGCGGAAGAACCAGAGCCACAGCAACGACCCCGTCGTCGCCGACATGCTGGTCCGCCAGCGGCGCACCATGGACCCGGCCAAGCGCCGCGAGATCATCCACGAGATCCAGCGCTACCTGGCCACCCAGCAGTACTACGTCCAGCTCGCGTCGGGCGTCTACATCGGCGTCTGGGACGGCGCGCTCAAGAACTACGGGTCGAACCTCGGCTATGACTACGGCGGGCGGCTCATGGCGGCGTGGCTCGACCGTTAG
- a CDS encoding ABC transporter permease, with amino-acid sequence MRQYVLRRLLVAIPSLLIASVIVFSLPRLIPGDVVQLMLEEKAYAKDLDSLRAKLGLDRPLHVQYFEWLGRVARGDLGESLWTRRPVIAELWSRLPVSLELGLLALGFALVMAVPVGIVSATRQDTLADYAARSMAILGLSVPGFWIATLVVLLPAIWWGWSPPIHFTEFSKDPWAHVSQFLLPAFILALASAAAVMRLTRAMLLEVLRQDYVRTAWAKGLRERIVVFKHSLKNALIPVITVLGIQVAQILGGTVIFESIFGLPGMGRFLFDAINQRDYPVIQGVNLLIVSVVVLINLVVDAAYAWLDPRIRY; translated from the coding sequence ATGCGGCAGTACGTCCTGCGGCGCCTGCTCGTGGCGATCCCATCGCTCCTGATCGCCTCGGTGATCGTCTTCTCGCTTCCGCGCCTCATCCCGGGCGACGTGGTGCAACTCATGCTCGAGGAGAAGGCCTACGCCAAGGATCTCGACTCCCTCCGCGCCAAGCTCGGCCTCGACCGGCCCCTGCACGTGCAGTACTTCGAGTGGCTCGGTCGCGTGGCCCGCGGGGACCTCGGGGAATCGCTCTGGACGAGGCGCCCGGTCATCGCGGAGCTCTGGAGCCGCCTGCCGGTGAGCCTCGAGCTCGGGCTCCTGGCCCTCGGCTTCGCCCTCGTGATGGCGGTTCCCGTCGGCATCGTCTCCGCCACCCGCCAAGACACCCTCGCCGACTATGCCGCGCGGAGCATGGCGATCCTGGGCCTGTCGGTGCCCGGCTTCTGGATCGCCACGCTCGTGGTGCTCCTGCCGGCGATCTGGTGGGGCTGGAGCCCGCCCATCCACTTCACGGAGTTCTCGAAGGACCCGTGGGCGCATGTGAGCCAGTTCCTTCTCCCGGCCTTCATCCTCGCGCTGGCCTCGGCCGCGGCCGTCATGCGTCTCACCCGGGCCATGCTGCTCGAGGTGCTCCGCCAGGACTACGTGCGCACGGCCTGGGCCAAGGGGCTCCGCGAGCGCATCGTGGTATTCAAGCACAGCTTGAAGAACGCGCTGATCCCGGTGATCACCGTGCTCGGCATCCAGGTGGCGCAGATCCTGGGCGGGACAGTGATCTTCGAGTCCATCTTCGGGCTGCCCGGGATGGGCCGCTTCCTCTTCGACGCCATCAACCAGCGCGACTACCCGGTGATCCAGGGGGTGAACCTGCTCATCGTCTCCGTCGTCGTCCTGATCAACCTCGTCGTCGACGCGGCCTACGCCTGGCTGGACCCCCGGATCCGCTACTAG
- a CDS encoding ABC transporter permease, which yields MTREASAPAAPPGVLAVVAPPRWLGLRAFLRRRTAVLGALLVALNLLVALSAPAVARLDPQLLDVRARLSAPTAAHWFGTDHVGRDVWSRVVHGARLSMLVGGSVVLLACAGGLVFGLLGGFYRALDNPLMRVMDGLMAFPGIILAIALMASLGPSVLNVITALGVVYVPRVARIVRGSVLVVRETAYVEAARALGIPDTRILLRHILPNCLSPVIVQGTFIFAAAVLGEAALSFLGVGVPPQIPSWGNVLAEGRLYLQQAPWLIVFPGAAIMAGILGLNLFGDGLRDLLDPRLRGVQGASREG from the coding sequence GTGACACGTGAGGCTTCCGCCCCTGCCGCGCCCCCTGGGGTCCTCGCTGTCGTCGCGCCCCCCCGCTGGCTCGGGCTCCGCGCCTTCCTCAGGCGCAGGACCGCCGTCCTGGGCGCGCTGCTGGTCGCGCTGAACCTGCTGGTCGCGCTGTCGGCTCCGGCTGTGGCGCGCCTGGACCCGCAGTTGCTGGACGTCCGGGCCCGGCTCTCGGCCCCCACGGCCGCACACTGGTTCGGCACCGACCACGTGGGCCGTGACGTGTGGAGCCGCGTCGTGCACGGCGCGCGCCTCTCGATGCTGGTGGGGGGCTCGGTGGTGCTGCTGGCCTGCGCGGGCGGCCTCGTCTTCGGGCTGCTGGGAGGCTTCTACCGCGCCCTCGATAACCCGCTCATGCGTGTCATGGACGGGCTCATGGCCTTCCCGGGGATCATCCTCGCCATCGCCCTCATGGCCTCCCTGGGCCCGAGCGTGCTCAACGTCATCACGGCGCTGGGCGTGGTCTACGTCCCGCGCGTGGCACGGATCGTCCGCGGCTCGGTGCTCGTGGTCCGCGAGACCGCCTACGTGGAGGCCGCCCGCGCCCTCGGCATCCCCGACACGCGGATCCTGCTGCGTCACATCCTCCCCAACTGCCTCTCGCCGGTGATCGTGCAGGGAACCTTCATCTTCGCGGCCGCCGTCCTCGGCGAGGCCGCCCTGTCCTTCCTCGGCGTGGGGGTCCCGCCCCAGATCCCGTCGTGGGGCAACGTGCTGGCGGAGGGGCGACTGTACCTGCAGCAGGCGCCGTGGCTGATCGTGTTCCCGGGCGCGGCCATCATGGCGGGCATCCTGGGGCTCAACCTCTTCGGGGACGGGCTCCGCGACCTCCTGGATCCGCGGCTGCGGGGGGTGCAGGGGGCTTCGCGCGAGGGCTGA
- a CDS encoding ABC transporter permease, whose product MRSLWLFCRRKPLGALGAVVVLGMIAMALFAHWIAPYAYDETIRGARMKPPGTAFWMGTDNLSRDIWSRVVYGARVSVTVGFGAVLLGNALATVIGITSGYFGGKYDIAVQRVVDAWQSFPFLVVILSLMAVLGPGLLNVILALGVLGAAAASRVIRGATISVLQNAYIEAARAMGAGHLRLMLRHVLPNVAATIIILATIGLGGAILAESALSFLGFGVPPPYPSWGAMLSGSGRSYMYRAPWMAIWPGAAISLAVFGFNMLGDALRDVLDPRLRGAGGGRIR is encoded by the coding sequence ATGCGAAGCCTCTGGCTCTTCTGCCGCCGGAAGCCGCTCGGGGCCCTTGGCGCGGTCGTGGTGCTCGGCATGATCGCCATGGCGCTCTTCGCCCACTGGATCGCGCCGTACGCCTACGACGAGACCATCCGCGGGGCCCGCATGAAGCCTCCCGGCACCGCGTTCTGGATGGGCACCGACAACCTGAGCCGGGACATCTGGAGCCGCGTGGTGTACGGGGCGCGCGTGTCCGTCACGGTGGGCTTCGGAGCCGTGCTGCTCGGCAACGCTCTCGCCACGGTCATCGGCATCACCAGCGGCTACTTCGGGGGCAAGTACGACATCGCCGTGCAGCGAGTCGTGGACGCCTGGCAGTCCTTCCCGTTCCTGGTGGTGATCCTGTCGCTCATGGCGGTGCTCGGGCCGGGCCTCCTGAACGTGATCCTGGCGCTCGGCGTCCTCGGCGCCGCCGCGGCCTCGCGCGTGATCCGTGGGGCCACCATCTCGGTCCTCCAGAATGCCTACATCGAGGCGGCCCGCGCGATGGGCGCGGGGCACCTCCGGCTCATGCTCCGCCACGTCCTCCCCAACGTCGCGGCGACCATCATCATCCTCGCCACCATCGGCCTCGGCGGCGCCATCCTGGCCGAGTCGGCCCTGTCCTTCCTGGGCTTCGGCGTGCCGCCCCCCTACCCATCCTGGGGCGCCATGCTCTCCGGCTCCGGTCGCTCGTACATGTACCGGGCGCCGTGGATGGCCATCTGGCCCGGCGCCGCCATCTCGCTGGCGGTGTTCGGCTTCAACATGCTGGGCGATGCCCTGCGGGACGTCCTCGACCCGCGCCTCCGCGGCGCCGGCGGCGGGCGCATCCGCTAG
- a CDS encoding AMP-binding protein, translating to MDFIALHAASKPQAVCLTEGERAWTWAEFLERRNRLAHSLAGLGLSAGEKMIVYAHNSLEALLAPAGARALGAIPVPMNHRLVAEEVAYILDHSDGVIVAADDSFIPVVEQVRPGAGKVRHWILMGGARRPWALHLDDLIQRGGPHTPPAAGAAVGGSMIYTGGTTGKPKGALRGAVNPAIVLGFMQALDLTDPSHVHLVAGPMYHSAPGGFALFTHMLGGSVVVMPSFDPEAALRTIERHRCTSTFMAPTLVKRIVDLPEPVRRRYDVSSLRVLVVAAAPCPMRVKEEAMRYFGPVLYEFYGSTELSINTILRPEDVLRKPGSCGRAAPGIEVAILDDEGRSLPAGQPGELHVRRYAGMFDGYYKDAEATRETERGDWVSVGDVASMDAEGFVYICDRRRDMIISGGVNIYPAEIEDVLHRHPAVQDVAVFGVPDDEWGERVHAAVQPRPGAALGAGEVIAFARQHMADYKVPREVSLHRDFPRDPAGKLIKRELRDPYWAGRAARI from the coding sequence ATGGACTTCATCGCCCTCCACGCCGCGAGCAAGCCCCAGGCCGTCTGCCTCACCGAGGGCGAGCGCGCGTGGACCTGGGCGGAGTTCCTGGAGCGGCGCAATCGCCTGGCCCATTCGCTCGCGGGGCTGGGATTGTCGGCGGGCGAGAAGATGATCGTCTACGCCCACAACTCCCTCGAGGCCCTCCTCGCCCCGGCGGGGGCCCGGGCGCTGGGGGCCATTCCCGTCCCCATGAACCACCGGCTGGTGGCCGAGGAGGTCGCCTATATCCTCGACCACTCCGACGGCGTGATCGTCGCCGCCGACGACTCGTTCATCCCCGTGGTCGAGCAGGTGCGCCCGGGCGCCGGGAAGGTGCGGCACTGGATCCTCATGGGCGGGGCGCGGCGGCCCTGGGCGCTTCACCTCGACGACCTGATCCAGCGCGGCGGCCCGCACACGCCGCCGGCGGCGGGCGCGGCGGTCGGCGGCTCGATGATCTACACGGGCGGCACCACGGGGAAGCCCAAGGGCGCGCTGCGGGGGGCGGTGAATCCCGCCATCGTGCTCGGGTTCATGCAGGCGCTCGATCTCACCGACCCGAGCCACGTCCACCTCGTCGCGGGCCCCATGTACCACTCGGCGCCGGGCGGCTTCGCGCTCTTCACCCACATGCTGGGCGGCAGCGTCGTCGTCATGCCGAGCTTCGACCCCGAGGCGGCGCTCCGGACCATCGAGCGCCACCGCTGCACCAGCACCTTCATGGCGCCGACCCTGGTGAAGCGCATCGTCGACCTGCCCGAGCCCGTGCGCCGCCGCTACGACGTCTCGTCCCTGCGGGTGCTCGTGGTGGCGGCGGCCCCCTGCCCGATGCGCGTGAAGGAAGAGGCGATGCGCTACTTCGGCCCGGTGCTCTACGAGTTCTATGGCTCCACCGAGCTCAGCATCAACACGATCCTCCGTCCCGAGGACGTCCTGCGGAAGCCCGGGTCCTGCGGCCGGGCCGCGCCCGGCATCGAGGTCGCCATTCTCGACGACGAGGGACGCTCGCTCCCGGCGGGGCAGCCCGGCGAGCTGCACGTCCGTCGCTATGCCGGCATGTTCGACGGCTACTACAAGGACGCGGAGGCGACGCGGGAAACGGAGCGCGGTGACTGGGTCTCGGTGGGCGACGTCGCCTCCATGGACGCGGAAGGCTTCGTCTACATCTGCGACCGTAGGCGCGACATGATCATCTCGGGCGGCGTGAACATCTACCCGGCGGAGATCGAGGACGTGCTCCACCGGCATCCGGCGGTCCAGGATGTCGCTGTCTTCGGCGTGCCGGACGATGAGTGGGGCGAGCGCGTCCACGCCGCCGTCCAGCCGCGTCCCGGCGCGGCGCTGGGGGCCGGCGAGGTCATCGCCTTCGCGCGCCAGCACATGGCCGACTACAAGGTCCCCCGCGAGGTGTCCCTGCACCGGGACTTCCCCCGCGACCCCGCGGGCAAGCTCATCAAGCGCGAGCTGCGCGACCCCTACTGGGCCGGACGCGCCGCTCGCATCTGA
- a CDS encoding OB-fold domain-containing protein has translation MTERVITLKSFFEEVRAGRLTAIRCGQCGELAMPPKEFCPACQERKWVSVPLTGEGAISSFTVIRVAPRGHAGETPYAVAVVKLTEGVSLLGRVVDLPLESLRVGLPVRFRPLVKNEQTVVGFGPA, from the coding sequence GTGACTGAGCGCGTGATCACGCTGAAGAGTTTCTTCGAGGAGGTCCGCGCCGGACGCCTCACCGCCATCCGCTGCGGCCAGTGCGGCGAGCTCGCCATGCCGCCGAAGGAGTTCTGCCCCGCCTGCCAAGAGCGGAAGTGGGTCTCAGTGCCGCTCACGGGCGAAGGCGCTATCTCTTCCTTCACCGTCATCCGCGTCGCGCCCCGCGGGCATGCCGGCGAGACGCCCTACGCCGTGGCCGTGGTGAAGCTCACCGAGGGGGTCTCTCTCCTCGGCCGCGTGGTGGATCTCCCGCTCGAGTCGCTCCGCGTGGGTCTGCCCGTCCGGTTCCGGCCCCTGGTCAAGAACGAGCAGACCGTCGTCGGTTTCGGCCCGGCCTGA
- a CDS encoding thiolase domain-containing protein, with protein MRRVAVIGVGLTRFGKHDRTSAELFAEAAGEAIVDAEIAPSRIQALYYGNVTGGEGEHQLHSSPLAATLLGLTDIPTTRFETACATSHAAFRHALMEVSAGIADVVLVGGAERVLNVPTDHATEYFTYCSDATWEQPVGLTFPGVFALIARAHMEKHGTTEEQMAHVAVKNHRHGVHNPKAQFRKEITLETVLRSAYVADPLKLFDCCPFTDGAAAVVLVSEEVARKHRRPVWVLGSAAASDTMFMHEKRDLARVTATERAARDAYRQAGKGPEDVHVVELHDCFTIAEIVATEGLGFFEPGTGGIAAEKGWTSLGGKIPVNPSGGLKSKGHPIGATGAAQICEIVTQLRGEAGPRQVDGARIGLTHTLGGNTATVLVSLFGRD; from the coding sequence ATGCGCCGAGTCGCCGTGATCGGGGTGGGACTGACCAGGTTCGGGAAGCACGACCGCACCAGCGCGGAGCTGTTCGCCGAGGCGGCCGGCGAGGCCATCGTGGATGCCGAGATCGCCCCCTCCCGCATCCAGGCCCTCTACTACGGCAACGTCACCGGCGGCGAGGGGGAGCACCAGCTGCACTCGAGTCCCCTGGCCGCCACCCTGCTGGGCCTCACCGACATTCCCACCACGCGCTTCGAGACCGCCTGCGCGACGAGTCACGCCGCCTTCCGCCACGCGCTGATGGAAGTCTCGGCCGGCATCGCGGACGTGGTCCTGGTAGGCGGGGCCGAGCGGGTGCTCAACGTCCCCACGGACCACGCCACGGAGTACTTCACCTACTGCTCCGACGCCACGTGGGAGCAGCCCGTGGGGCTCACCTTCCCCGGCGTCTTTGCCCTCATCGCGCGCGCCCACATGGAGAAGCACGGGACCACCGAGGAGCAGATGGCGCACGTGGCCGTCAAGAACCACCGGCACGGGGTCCACAACCCCAAAGCGCAGTTCCGGAAGGAGATCACCCTCGAGACCGTCCTCAGGAGTGCTTACGTCGCCGACCCCCTCAAGCTCTTCGACTGCTGTCCCTTCACGGACGGCGCCGCCGCCGTGGTCCTCGTCTCGGAAGAGGTGGCGCGCAAGCACCGGCGCCCGGTCTGGGTGCTCGGCTCGGCGGCGGCCTCGGACACGATGTTCATGCACGAGAAGCGCGATCTCGCCCGGGTCACGGCCACCGAGCGCGCGGCCCGGGATGCCTACCGCCAGGCCGGCAAGGGCCCCGAGGACGTCCACGTGGTCGAGCTGCACGACTGCTTCACCATCGCCGAGATCGTGGCCACGGAGGGGCTCGGCTTCTTCGAGCCCGGCACGGGCGGCATCGCGGCCGAGAAGGGGTGGACGAGCCTCGGCGGCAAGATCCCGGTCAACCCGTCCGGCGGGCTCAAGTCCAAGGGGCATCCCATCGGCGCGACGGGCGCCGCGCAGATCTGCGAGATCGTCACCCAGCTCCGCGGCGAGGCGGGTCCCCGCCAGGTGGACGGGGCCCGCATCGGACTCACCCACACCCTGGGCGGCAACACCGCCACGGTCCTCGTCAGCCTGTTCGGCCGTGACTGA